In the genome of Stigmatopora nigra isolate UIUO_SnigA chromosome 7, RoL_Snig_1.1, whole genome shotgun sequence, the window CCAGTAAgctgccaaaagaaaaaaaatgacaaaaaaggtgAGAATTTTGCATAGCAGCTTAACTATATGAGAAAAAATCTACAAACCGATGCTGTCTGTCTGCATATGGCACTTTCCCGACATGCAATAGCGCCACAAGCCCTGATGGGCAAAGCTGCCGGACAAGCGGTACTGCATCCAGTAGTCGGTAGCCGTGGAGACCACCAGTAAGATGTTCCCCACGATAGCGCAAAACAGCCCCCCTCCCATGAAGCTGTACATTGTGAGCGTGAGCCTTCAATGGCTTCTTCTTCGGGCTCCTGATGACATGGAAGGTGAGTTGACAGTTTATTTCAACGTTCGAgcacttatttttatttgtgatcgtatttttcggactataagtcgcaccattTGAAGAATACACCAACAAACAATATGTgagttgcattttttgggatgtttttttgggtatttgatcagaaaacaagactactgtattttcacatatataaggcgcactggattataagtcgcaccctcaatgaatgacatattttattttttttccatatataaggcgcactggattataaggcgccctgtctattttggagaaattgtaagacttttaagtgcgccttatagtcgtgaaagtatggtatgttaaagtaacaatattaATATGGAGAATAATTGGCTAAATTGGTGTACGTTAGCATAACAGTTTTTTTAGATGActattgtgttaaaaaataaagataacataaagataaagaaaaaaatatttaagtctCATTTGGGTAGAAGTCAAtttatgagggggaaaaaaggtgacttatagtccggacaATACGGCGcatataaacataaaaatgtgaattttttttttgattgttttgtttgtactAAAGAGTAACTCATTTTAACTTACTAAatcaataatatataatatttttctctttaagacacttttttttacagattttatcATTCAGGATAAATGCATAGAATACTaaataattattgattattcccttaatcttattttattcatttaaatatgtttatgaACCTTTCTAATGtgcaaaatacaatataatttttacttttaaacttTCTCTATATTTTCTAAGCTACTGCTaaacattttttctcctttaatgTCTTCAAAAAATACACCTACACCAAtgtaacaacaataaataaacatacaaaTTTTAAACAGAAGAAACAAGCAAATaatgccttttttcccccttacctTAATTCCTCTGTCGGCAAGAGCGACCGAGAGTTGAAACTAAGAGCGAGCGCGACGTCAAAAGAGGACCGCGGCGGTCAAGTCCAAAAAGTTATCCCTGCTTTTTTTCTGTCGATGGAGGCAAAATCCTTTAGTGGTGGTCCAGGGGCCGCTTTGGTGGGTATGGCTGGGCTTGGGGGGGTGGACGATGGGGGGAAAAGCTTGCTTCAGCAAAGCTTTGCAATGGAAGTTGCTGATGGGAACGATTTTCTTTCATGGACCCCCCAGAGAGGAAAATCAGGGCGGATGGGTGCATGTCCAATAGTATTTGAGGACAGCTAAGACCATATTTTCGGGTGGCTAgcgtaagggtgtcagactcgggttggttcgcgggccacattaacgGCTGGGtcaatttagatataatatttagatttgtttttttttttataaatcgattaaaagaactggattaaaagccctgaatattctgtttttatagatataaaacaatgtttattttagattttttttaaaaatatttttagattttacagaattatttttgaactaaaaacacagaaaatgttcattaagaaatgacaattattgatttaaaagggggaaaatcaggaaatttaatatacatctatactcttcatttgaatttgaacctaaaacagaaagtcggcactcatgattcactttcccgggccgcacaaaatgatgcggcgggccacatttggcccacgggcccccactttgacacctgtgggttagtcggcctcacaatggggggcctgtgattggctggccaccaattcaggctttCCCCCctctggaataggctccagcaccccccgtgacccaagCGAGCattaaagtggttcagaaaatgagatgagattttcattcagtcattcatttattgaaccgcttatcctcacaagagtcttAAGGGtcctggatcctatcccagcttatTACAGCTAGATTCTTCACTTTTTTATATACtatgtattccttttttttccaacttcatggcaattgttttgaaattttattttcatttagcaAAATCtcactgcttttttttcatgtgtgttTGTTATTGAGTCAAAAGCGACCAATCACTCGCAACGGGAGCtctgctttgctttttttttgcactaagTTTAGCTTTGGTAGAGAAGTGTATTTTGCTGAAGGTGCTCTATCTGCCTCGTTCCTCttcctgtcttttgtttttgtggatgatgatgatgtcactaTTCCATATATAGTCCTAAagtcatataataataatgtactAGCTTAATTCCAACCTGGTTTCAGGTCAGTTAAAATCCAGCATAACATTCTGAGATGACCATCTCCATGcattcctattaaaaaaaataaaggatgcAAGTATATTGAATTGTAAGTATATCaacaatgtgattttaaagCAACAGTGTATGGATGACTCATGTGAGTCATGTGACACCACAATGTTTATCTTCATAaacttcattttcaaaattcaattttaataaAAAGAGTCTTCTCAGTAAATTTTATGGACATCTCCAACATGGCTGAAGATTATTGTGTGGGATAATGAGTTggaaggaaattaattgtgcaAGTATCCTTCATCCTAAAAggacttcctcttcctcttctggccCGGTTTTGACGGAAGACGTAGTCATTCGCATGTGGAGGCGCTTTTTGCACCAATGTGGCGTCTGCTTTTGGGTGAGTCCACAGTTTCTTGCATTTTATTGcatatttgttttgaataatagttggtttggataggctccagtacccccggCGAACTTTGTGAGGAGAAGCATTTccgaaaaatgaataaatgactaTTCATAATATATGATAATATCGATATGTACTTGTTTGTCATTTCATGAACGCATCACCACTTCATTTCtgcttgtttttgaaatataccgtattttaaaGACTATACTGTgcatcacatttaaaggcgcagtgtcagtaacaagtGCTATATATGTATCTGATTCACACAAAGGACACAccatttttaatggcaaaacatacactaaCTTAAACATACAGACTACATCCatacgctaaaaacacgttttaaaaaggcaacataaGCAAAAGAGCTGTAATGATAGTATACCCAATCAACAGatttattttatcatgataacaattttagtattgatccatatatataaagcacactgtattataaggcgccctgtctattttggagtaaatttaagacttttaagtgcgccttatagtcctgaaaatacggtaacttgaCAATATTGTCATTATTACCCTCCGATGTTTGTATAAAAGCATATTTATACTGCCGTTGCTGTTATTTTGTGTTCAAATACCCTGTGACCTTGTGAACCCAAACAGCGGCCTTTTGCACGGGCCTGCAGGCCTCAATGCCGGAGCCCTCCACGCCAGAGCGAGTTCTTGCCGTGGTGGGCTCGTGCGCTCTCATCCCATGCTCCTTCACTTCCCCTCCGTCGCTGGAACGCTCCGAGGTGGACGTGCGTTTGACCCTGCGTGGTCGCGGCCGCCTGTATTTCTTGCGTACGTTCCACGTGGCCTTCAACAGCGAAGACGCCGAGGACGTCGACAACGTTTTCCGAGGACGCGTGTCGCTGTCGGGCTCGCTGATGGATGGCGACTGCTCCGTGAAGATTGACGGCGTCGGCTCGGCGGACGCCGGGACTTACGATGTGGCTTTAAAGAGGACCGGAGAATCGAATTGGGGGACGGCCAGGTCTTTCAGTTTGGATGTTGTAGGTtagttgtactttgttttattaaaattgcgtattttcttgcatttatgCCGTAATTGTCACTTACAAAATAGACTAAATTGACACTGCCGTAATTGTCACTTACAAAATAGACTAAActgagggtgcggcttatatgcgcacaaattagacttggcaCTGCACCCTATACAgtcttttatttcaaaattgagaaaattcaacgatttgaaggcaattttaagggtaaggcttatatgggGAGGCGGCTATTATGCGGGAATATATGGTAACAGATGTTTACCCTGGCAGACACCCCCGAGGCTCCCGTTATCAGCGGCGTGTCATCGGCGGCGGATGGTCAGACGGTCACCTTCAACTGTAGCGCTCGCTACCAGTGTCCGTCCGAGCCCCCGACTTTGCGTTGGCGATGGGAGCGAGGGGTGCATCCGGTGGGGGACCAGGAAGCCAGGACCTTCCACGGACAAGACCGCCGACTGCTGCTGCAGTCGTCGCTGACGTTCAAGGTGACGCGGCGGGTGAAGACGGGTCTACGATGCGTGCTCAGCTACCCCGGGGCCAATTCGGTGGTGGCAATCAAGGACCTGCTTATTACATGTAAGAGCATCacattatttttggacttttcacATACTTAACCTATTGGGTGTCAATGGAAGTGAGGatgttattttgtctttttttccctgtagtgagaaaaaaatgattgttggagattttttttcatgatttacttGTCTGTTTAATTGTCTGAAATTTGTAGTGATATAAATGTTATCCGTTTTAGAATATATTTAGATTAGGATTGGAttagaattggattggattagaaTTAGATTTGGATTAGAATTAGATTTGGATTAGAAAtagatttggattggatttggactAGAATTGGATTTGTATTAGAATTAGATTTAGATTAGAATTGGATTTGGATTAGAATTGGATTAGAATTGGATTTGGATTAGAATTGGGTTTGGATTCGGATTAGAATTGGATTTGGATTCAAATTGGATTTGGATTCGGATTCGGATTGGAATTGGAATTGgaattggatttggatttggatttggattgggATTGGAATTGGAATTGGAATTGGAATTGGATTAGAACTAGATAAGAGTTAGCATgttgaaaaattatgatttttgttgttgttcaaatCAAACAAATCTCATACACCAATATGTCCCCTTAATTTTGGGATTTTGAATCTTATTTTCCCTCTCCGCAGTCCCACCAAAAGACGTGACCGTGCAGGTGCAGACCCTGTTGGTGCAGGAAGGGGGCAGCGTCCTTCTGACTTGTTCGTGCAAAGCCGACCCGCCAGTGTCCGAATACCGCTGGTCCTACAGCCGGCACGGCCACACCATCCACCTGGAACAGCGCACGCATAGCGTCCGCTTGTACAACGTCACTCGGGACACGACGGTCCATTGCATTGCCGAAAACTCGGCGGGACGCGCCCAGTCGCGGGCCACCTTCCTCAAGGTTCAatgtaagtaccgtattttccgcactataaggtgaAAATTTCATTCTTCAAATTCAGTAAATACGATCATGTGTTTCATAGATAAACCTGCCATCGAGCGCCTCTCGTCAGTTTGCACGTTGGATGACGGCCATCTCAACTGTATCTGCTCAGCGCACTCGAACCCGCGCCCCGCCATCCGCTGGAGCGTCAACGGGACCGCGCCGCCGTGGGGTTACAACACGTCGCTTTCGGCTGACGCCTTCACGGCCACCATGTGGGGTCGAGTGGAGGACGGGCTACAGCGGGTCACCTGCTCCGCCCACAACGCTCTCGGAAATGATTCGGCCATCTTGCTCCAGCGTCAAGGAGAGAGCGGTGAGTTTACATGTGGGCATTACAATCCATTTGAGATGGGTGGACTGGCAACAAATACTAAACATTTTAGACGTCCATCAACGTCCATTACGGGGCAAAATGACTTGACACTTTTTCCCTGCAGACCTTTGGCTTCTCCCGTGGCTCTTGATCCTTACCATGGCCGCCATCTTTTTCACCATCTCCCTCACAGTGCTAATTTTCTTCTGCTGCTGTCGAAAGAAGTCGGGCAAGTAAGTTACTAACGCTAGCGCcatttaaccattttagatataatatttagattttttttatataaattgattaagATAACTAGATTAAACGCcctatattttcagttttttatagatttaaaacaatatttattttagctttttttaaatatatttttagattttacaaaatgatttttaaactaaaaacacaaaaaatggattaaaaaatgacaattattgattaaaaagggggcaaatcaggaaatttaatatacatctatacttttcattttaatttgaatctaaaacagaaagtcggcactcatgatttactttcccgggccgcacaaaatgatgcggcgggccagatttggcccccgggccgccactttgacacaggtgcactagtactttttcttatttttttgctacatGTCTTGACATCCCATTCCAGACGATCGCTGAGCGAACATCTCTCCAGAACTGGACCGTGCCAAACCCGTGGGCCGGTCTACATCAATTGTTCTGAGGTGACCCATGTCTACACCAATGGAAGTTACCAGTTGCTCTACCAGAACTGCACGCCATGTTTTATTCGGAACAAACAGGTATGCCTATGCCAAACTGTGTACATATAACTTGTATAGCTTTCTTGTTGTTATGATTCCTATTGGAGGTCATTTATGTGAGGTCATTTATGTCCAAAACAATGGTTACCTACTAACTATCAACTATTTTGATAATAGAATTTACATCTCTCAATCCTCAGGTGCGTCAGATGGGCAGACGAGGTGGCGAGAGAAGGCGAAGGGGTCCACCCGGACCCCCAGAAATACGTGTCCCCCCTCCAGAGGTACGTGAGGCCTCTGCGGCTGATCTGGAATCAGCTATCTACTTGGAGGTCCTCTAAAAGTCTTGATGATGACCCTGTGACATTCCTctgtttactttattttatttatgtgacAGCTTTGATGGCCACTTTGTCTTGTTTGATCCTATTTCCTCTGGTACACACAAATGGATTCTTGTCAAGATATTTTATGTTCCTCCTGAGCGTGGGCAGACATAAAAATTAGATTAAGTTGACaatgcagttttttgttgttggcttGTTGTATTCATGGTTGGAATGAGATGTTGTTTAGCTTTAAATTGtcatctaaaaaaagaaaaaaacttgattcACAGAGTAATATTCCTctgtaattaaataaaaatgttactctgtttttttattattttacttacAAAGTACAGTAAGGGGTAttaagaataaaacaaaagtttCCCATACTAATTTGTTCAGATTTGTATGTAGAATGGATTAACTCTTAGTACTTGCAATGCGTTGTTTGGCCACACAGTGGCAGTAATGAAAAATTGAGATCCCGCGTAATAAGTACCTCAAGAAGAAGATAACACGCCATCTGATTGGTCGAATCTTCCGGAAAAGGCGTCACAATAACACGCAGCTTTCGGTGGGAAAATGATTTCTCCACTGAGTACCTTTAAATAATATTCATGCATAATGTACTATTAAGAGTATGCAAGCGTGATAAGTGAGTGAaagaaattttaatatttaatttaaattccgtaacattttttggtttatttggaTATAAAAAGTTTACGCTCCCTTTTGTTTGCTAGCATGATAGCAATTGTGAGGTGATTTCTTACGGTCAAAGTACTACTTTCCCATGCGAAAGTACATGTGGTAAATTACACTAAAGGTGGGactattattcttattattatttgcgCGTAGGAGTGGATTATAAAGTGTCTGCAATGCCTGAAATCAAACTCCAGCACGTCGTGTCTTGTAGCACCGAGGACAATGTAAGTAATGTGTTACACTTTTGATGTGGAAGCTTCAGGGCGGTGATGGAGAgttgttttattattgtttatatGAACAcgtgacatatttttttgcaaacaatAGACTCATAAGGCAGATAATTTGCTGAGTGCGGACACGTACAGAAAGTGGAAAGCTGCCCGACAAGGGGAGAAGCAGACATCGGTCATTCTGCAGGTGGGACATTTAAGCTCCTCCTCTTATTGACGTCACAATGCCGTCACTTCCTGCCTACTTTCACCTTAATTTATGCTATGGCCAGTGAAACGAAGGCTGCCTTGAGAAAGCAAGCGGAGCAAAAGAATGTTAAAAGAAACCATTTTGAAACGGGCCTTGCCTTTATTAgcattaaaaataagcaacattaTGATTCCAAACTGCTCTCCCTGCACACACCAGCCATCACAaaattattatagtttttttcctgttcattccttcatttgctCTTGTGttaaatttcacaatttctctgTTCTCTGCCAGTTTGAGAAGGAAGAACAAGTCCACAGCATCGATATTGGAAATGAAGGTTCTGCCTTTGTCGAGGTTCTGGTGGGGAACTCTTCCTCGGTCCGAGACCAGGATTACGAGGTAGTAACTTAAACCGCATTCCTTACCTCATTTGTTGGCTCATCTCATTCCATAAGTTGTGTACCAATAAAATATACTCCATTACATACTACAATACATTTTTACCTTatgaacagcaaaaaaaaaaaaaaaatgtaataatgtgagcgcaacaatatattttttgtgagcATTGATATTCTACTTGAAAAATTGAAGTGTGGGATGTATTGTAGACATAACGGTATTTCAATGCAAGtaaaattacttttattttagtttttcagtacaaattgctcaaaaaacaCATGGTTACAGtaacaaaatgaaatgtaacTAACTTTTCAGGTGCTGCTGGTCACGTCATCCTTCATGTCACCCACGGAAAGCCGTAACGGCACTAATTTGAGCAGGGTGCGCTTCTTCGGACCCGGGCAACTACAGAAGAGTACGGCAGAAGGGAAATGGGACCGTGTAAAAATTGTCTGCACCCAGCCTTACAGTAAAGTGAGTAACTTAGTACACaatgatatatatctatatataccaATATTAGTATCAGAAGGGTCCCTAAAATGAAGCAACTattaaaaatggctgttttttaCCTTTTGAGTTGTAGAGTATGGTTCATTTATTGTGATTGTAAAATTATGGGaagtattttaaatcatttttttcgaaAAATGTATTCCTACTAGAACATAGCGTATGGCCTCGCTTTCGTAAAGTTCCACTCCCCTCCGGATAAGAATGACCCTCCAGTGACATCCCCGGTAAGACATtacaagttttttatttattttggctaTCTGTTAGATTTTTAATTTATACTTATTCTCTTATCTCTTTCCCGATTATCAGAAATTGACTAAGTTGGGCCAGTTCCGAGTGAAAGAAGACACTGCCTCTTCAGGCTCCAGCATGCAACCTGGAAGTCTTTTCTTCAGCGCCAAGTCCAGTACTTCCCCCAAAGGCAAATATAtacctttttttaacaaatggattaaaagaactggataaaaatccctgaatagtcattttattatagatctaaaactatatttatattttttaaatacttttttagattttacaaaattatttttgaattaaaaacacaaaaaaattattaaaaaatgacatttattgatttaaaaggggggaaatcaggaaatttaatatacatctatactcttcattttgcaatgtttattttagcttttttatcgatttttagattttacaaaaggattttaactaaaaactgaaaaaatgtattaaaagttacaattattgatttaaaagtggtaaaatcaggaaatttaatatatatctatactcttcattttaatttgatcttaaaacagaaagtcagcactcatgatttactttcccgggccacacaaaatgatttggcgggccagatttggcccctgggccgccactttgacacacgttgCAAGTACCAAcagacttttatttatttgttcatctGACTTGTTTTGCTCTTTTAGCTTCACCACAAAGCAACAAGTTGAGCTATGCTGCTGCCACCCTGCAAGCCACGAACCCCGCCTCCACTACTAGCAGCC includes:
- the LOC144199536 gene encoding B-cell receptor CD22, whose product is MPEPSTPERVLAVVGSCALIPCSFTSPPSLERSEVDVRLTLRGRGRLYFLRTFHVAFNSEDAEDVDNVFRGRVSLSGSLMDGDCSVKIDGVGSADAGTYDVALKRTGESNWGTARSFSLDVVDTPEAPVISGVSSAADGQTVTFNCSARYQCPSEPPTLRWRWERGVHPVGDQEARTFHGQDRRLLLQSSLTFKVTRRVKTGLRCVLSYPGANSVVAIKDLLITFPPKDVTVQVQTLLVQEGGSVLLTCSCKADPPVSEYRWSYSRHGHTIHLEQRTHSVRLYNVTRDTTVHCIAENSAGRAQSRATFLKVQYKPAIERLSSVCTLDDGHLNCICSAHSNPRPAIRWSVNGTAPPWGYNTSLSADAFTATMWGRVEDGLQRVTCSAHNALGNDSAILLQRQGESDLWLLPWLLILTMAAIFFTISLTVLIFFCCCRKKSGKRSLSEHLSRTGPCQTRGPVYINCSEVTHVYTNGSYQLLYQNCTPCFIRNKQVRQMGRRGGERRRRGPPGPPEIRVPPPEVREASAADLESAIYLEVL